A genome region from Geobacter pickeringii includes the following:
- a CDS encoding ABC transporter permease — translation MEYAETRTARAGQVTALDTRAIRRWTNYLLLPLIVPVLILLAWEALSSQGLISPIILPAPSTIWDTLVEMVKSGELLGHLRVSLLRVLQGFSVGGGLGLLVGTGIGLSRRLERALTLITGLLRPIPIIAWVPVLILWMGIDEGSKVTVIAIGSFWPVLLNVIQGIRSTDKKYLEVARILEKSRATLLLKVIFPSALPSIFTGLRVGIGIAWMSVIGAELIAASAGVGYMIMYARELSQPDVMLVGVISIGITGLGIDFLLRRLEGRLLKWNVNVRG, via the coding sequence ATGGAATACGCAGAAACCCGAACAGCACGGGCAGGGCAGGTGACCGCGCTCGACACCCGCGCGATCCGCAGATGGACCAACTATCTTTTACTCCCGCTGATTGTCCCGGTGCTTATCCTCCTCGCGTGGGAGGCCCTTTCCAGCCAAGGGCTGATCAGTCCAATCATCCTGCCGGCGCCGTCCACCATCTGGGACACCCTCGTGGAGATGGTGAAGTCCGGGGAGCTCCTGGGTCATCTCCGGGTGAGCCTCCTGCGGGTCCTCCAGGGATTCTCGGTGGGGGGAGGGCTCGGGCTGCTGGTCGGGACGGGAATCGGCCTGTCGCGCCGGCTGGAGCGGGCACTGACCCTCATTACCGGCCTGCTCAGGCCGATCCCGATCATTGCCTGGGTGCCGGTCCTCATCCTCTGGATGGGGATCGACGAAGGCTCCAAGGTTACCGTCATCGCCATCGGCAGCTTCTGGCCGGTGCTGCTGAACGTGATCCAGGGGATCCGGAGCACTGACAAGAAGTACCTCGAAGTGGCGCGCATCCTTGAAAAGAGCCGGGCGACGCTTCTGCTGAAGGTGATCTTCCCATCGGCCCTGCCGTCGATCTTCACGGGCCTTCGGGTCGGGATCGGCATCGCCTGGATGAGCGTCATCGGCGCCGAACTGATCGCCGCGTCCGCCGGCGTCGGCTATATGATCATGTACGCCCGGGAGCTTTCGCAGCCCGACGTGATGCTGGTCGGAGTGATCTCCATCGGCATCACCGGGCTGGGTATCGACTTTTTGCTCCGGCGGCTGGAGGGGCGGTTGCTGAAGTGGAACGTGAACGTGAGGGGGTAA
- a CDS encoding ABC transporter ATP-binding protein, whose translation MAERHGQHLSLRRVGKSFTIDTGVVQALGDINLDVRPGEFLSIVGASGCGKSTLLRLIGGLEETSHGEISLGGERIAGPKVDRGMVFQEARLLPWLTVDENIAFGCRKGTGAEEKKSVVAEHIALVGLAGFERAYPHQLSGGMQQRVSIARALVNRPKVLLLDEPFGALDALTRIQMQQEVLRIWESEKTTMILVTHDIDEAIFLGDRVVVMTSRPGTIGRIVPVELPRPRDRSSFDFVQIRKEIYGEFFGAVQQPFAYAI comes from the coding sequence ATGGCGGAACGGCACGGTCAGCATCTCAGCCTCCGGCGGGTCGGCAAGTCGTTCACCATCGACACCGGCGTTGTTCAGGCGCTCGGCGACATCAATCTCGACGTGCGGCCCGGAGAATTCCTCAGCATCGTCGGCGCCAGCGGCTGCGGCAAAAGCACGCTCCTGCGGCTCATCGGCGGGCTGGAGGAGACGAGCCACGGCGAGATCAGCCTCGGCGGCGAGCGGATCGCCGGGCCAAAGGTGGACCGGGGGATGGTCTTCCAGGAGGCGCGGCTTCTCCCCTGGCTGACGGTGGACGAGAACATCGCCTTCGGCTGCCGGAAGGGGACCGGCGCGGAGGAGAAGAAGAGCGTGGTGGCGGAGCACATTGCGCTCGTCGGCCTCGCCGGGTTCGAGAGGGCCTATCCGCACCAGCTTTCCGGCGGGATGCAGCAGCGGGTGAGTATCGCCCGGGCCCTCGTCAACCGGCCGAAGGTCCTGCTGCTGGACGAGCCGTTCGGGGCGCTCGATGCGCTGACGCGGATCCAGATGCAGCAGGAGGTGCTGCGGATCTGGGAGTCGGAGAAGACGACCATGATCCTCGTGACGCACGACATCGACGAGGCGATCTTCCTCGGTGACCGCGTCGTGGTCATGACGAGCCGCCCCGGCACCATCGGCAGGATCGTCCCGGTGGAACTGCCGCGGCCGCGGGACCGGAGCAGCTTCGACTTCGTCCAGATAAGGAAGGAGATTTACGGGGAGTTTTTCGGGGCGGTGCAGCAGCCGTTTGCGTATGCCATCTGA
- a CDS encoding ABC transporter substrate-binding protein: protein MKRLFAAAALLIFGVSSAAVAAKEEKEVRIGYQAASTMILLTKAKGYYDEEFGKLGLKVKYNLFLSGPPMIEALAGDRLDFVHTGDMPPVSGRAAGIDIKVIANAGLDPAHNALLVAPDSPVKKVNDLKGKKVGAPVGSSAHHFVYLLLAKHGLKPSDIRLVNLPAPDLAKALETKNVDAIATWEPFVANIELSGTGKVLASSDGVKRAVNVYLTRNEFGKANLKAVEAFIRATKRGIDFFRRNPKAAQEAIAAEAKFPLPVVQKITKRYNWGLAVSDKDRQALGSVKDFLKETKVLKKDFELAELFDPSYLRRTGLK, encoded by the coding sequence ATGAAGAGGCTATTTGCAGCCGCAGCACTCCTCATATTCGGCGTATCGTCCGCCGCAGTTGCCGCTAAAGAGGAAAAGGAAGTCCGTATCGGTTACCAGGCCGCCAGTACCATGATCCTGCTCACGAAGGCCAAGGGGTATTACGACGAGGAGTTCGGGAAGCTCGGGCTCAAGGTGAAGTACAACCTCTTCCTCTCCGGCCCGCCGATGATCGAAGCGCTGGCCGGTGACCGGCTCGATTTCGTCCACACCGGCGACATGCCCCCCGTTTCGGGGCGCGCGGCCGGAATCGATATCAAGGTCATTGCCAACGCCGGTCTCGACCCCGCCCATAACGCTCTCCTCGTCGCGCCGGATTCGCCTGTTAAAAAAGTGAACGACTTGAAGGGGAAAAAGGTCGGGGCCCCGGTCGGGTCGAGCGCCCATCACTTCGTCTACCTGCTCTTGGCCAAGCATGGCCTCAAACCGTCCGACATCCGCCTCGTGAACCTGCCGGCGCCGGATCTCGCCAAGGCGCTCGAAACGAAGAACGTCGATGCCATTGCCACCTGGGAACCGTTTGTGGCCAACATCGAGCTCTCCGGCACCGGGAAGGTGCTCGCCTCTTCAGATGGCGTGAAGCGTGCCGTGAACGTCTACCTGACGAGAAACGAGTTTGGCAAGGCAAACCTGAAAGCGGTGGAAGCCTTCATCAGGGCGACGAAGCGGGGCATCGACTTCTTCAGAAGGAACCCGAAGGCGGCGCAAGAAGCGATAGCAGCCGAAGCGAAGTTCCCGCTGCCGGTGGTCCAGAAGATCACCAAGCGGTACAACTGGGGGCTCGCCGTCAGTGACAAGGATCGTCAGGCGCTCGGTTCCGTGAAGGATTTTCTCAAGGAGACCAAGGTACTAAAGAAGGATTTTGAGCTCGCCGAGCTGTTTGATCCGAGCTACTTGAGGCGGACGGGGTTGAAGTAG
- a CDS encoding AMP-binding protein gives MTAPVPATIGDLLGVQARRRESSPFLHDPAGGRTISFGTMAAYAGRIEEELTASGFCPGDRVAIMLQNGVEAAAAILGVMGAGGVVVPINPRMTAKETARILSLSAPLFIIMDGAHRPQLGTSLDGSWVDLTSHGMPELNIRILARLRAVSVARKRGRIGSDSRALILCTSGTTGMPKGVPLSHGNLLADASFVRDAHRLAPEDTALCVLPFFHINGLVVTLLAPLLTGMPVVVPDRFRSDTFWELVARYGVTWFSGVPTILSLLLSRPDPPAETLRTLRFARSASASLPVAVLDEFERRFGVPVIESYGISEASAQVTTNPLPPQPHKVGSAGLPVGNVIAILGENGAPLPVGKTGEVGVAGPNVFGGYLDNPEADREAFRNGWFHTGDLGYLDADGYLFLTGRKKELINRAGEKISPREVEEVIHRLPEVELASVVGVPHPLYGEEVVAFVIVRPDREIDAERITGFCREHLAGFKVPKEILFVDDFPKGPSGKFQRRRLVDVYLTPKGNP, from the coding sequence ATGACGGCACCCGTTCCCGCAACCATCGGAGACCTCCTCGGTGTGCAGGCGCGCAGGCGGGAAAGCAGCCCTTTCCTGCATGACCCGGCAGGCGGGAGGACGATCTCCTTCGGCACCATGGCGGCCTATGCCGGGCGAATAGAGGAGGAGTTGACGGCTTCCGGTTTTTGCCCGGGCGACCGGGTCGCCATCATGCTGCAGAACGGTGTCGAGGCGGCAGCGGCCATCCTTGGTGTCATGGGCGCAGGGGGCGTCGTGGTGCCGATCAATCCGCGCATGACGGCCAAAGAGACGGCGCGAATCCTCTCGTTGTCCGCCCCGCTGTTCATCATCATGGACGGCGCGCACCGCCCGCAGCTCGGCACCTCCCTTGACGGGTCCTGGGTCGATCTGACGTCACACGGTATGCCGGAGCTCAACATCAGGATTCTCGCCCGGCTCCGGGCGGTCTCCGTCGCCAGAAAGCGCGGCCGGATCGGCAGCGACAGCCGCGCCCTCATCCTCTGCACCTCCGGCACCACCGGTATGCCAAAAGGGGTTCCGCTCTCCCACGGGAATCTCCTGGCCGATGCCTCGTTCGTCCGCGATGCCCACCGGCTCGCTCCGGAGGACACGGCGCTCTGCGTGCTGCCGTTCTTCCACATCAACGGCTTGGTCGTGACGCTGCTCGCGCCGCTTTTGACCGGAATGCCGGTGGTGGTGCCTGACCGCTTCCGGTCCGATACCTTCTGGGAGCTCGTGGCCCGGTACGGCGTCACCTGGTTCAGCGGCGTGCCGACGATCCTCTCGCTGCTCCTCTCGCGGCCCGATCCGCCGGCGGAGACGCTTCGGACGCTACGCTTCGCCCGCTCGGCGTCGGCATCGCTCCCGGTGGCGGTGCTGGATGAGTTCGAGCGCCGCTTCGGAGTTCCAGTCATCGAGTCGTACGGCATCTCGGAGGCCTCTGCGCAGGTCACCACCAATCCGCTTCCGCCGCAGCCGCACAAGGTGGGGTCGGCGGGGCTGCCCGTGGGGAACGTCATCGCCATCCTGGGGGAGAACGGCGCGCCGCTCCCGGTCGGGAAAACGGGAGAGGTGGGAGTGGCGGGGCCCAACGTCTTTGGCGGCTATCTCGATAACCCGGAGGCCGACCGCGAGGCGTTCCGCAACGGATGGTTCCATACTGGCGATCTCGGCTACCTGGACGCCGACGGCTATCTCTTCCTCACCGGGCGGAAAAAAGAGCTCATCAACCGGGCCGGCGAGAAGATCTCGCCCCGGGAGGTCGAGGAGGTCATCCACCGCCTGCCCGAGGTGGAACTGGCGAGCGTGGTCGGCGTGCCCCATCCGCTCTACGGCGAGGAGGTGGTGGCGTTCGTCATCGTCCGCCCGGATCGGGAGATCGACGCGGAGCGGATCACCGGCTTCTGCCGGGAACACCTCGCCGGCTTCAAGGTGCCGAAGGAGATTCTTTTTGTCGACGACTTCCCGAAGGGGCCGAGCGGGAAGTTCCAGCGGAGACGGCTTGTGGACGTGTATCTGACACCGAAAGGCAACCCATGA
- a CDS encoding 2-oxoglutarate ferredoxin oxidoreductase subunit alpha translates to MKRTFDTGNAAITEAAIWAGCRLFAGYPITPATEIAENMSRLLPQVGGYYLQAEDETASFHICNGAAMGGMKAMTATSGPGFILYADPFGWAVSSEIPVVVVNSQRVGPVSGITGAPGQGEFYLSRYLTHGGNYETIVLAPASVQEAYRLTVRAFYLAERFRTPVTVLADQMVTDGWETLLLPETAEDERELGLERVERAVHPGPDFYPSTDAIDIPPVVLGHNTGGACSDWTPTERGHDTEEVEWQHRHAWRLIHKIRSNRALIDEAEEWFVDDAEMILVSYGTPSRVVKSAVLAARERGLKVGGIRLVSLWPFQDHLFTRTAAYLTVELNWDGQLVREVQRAAPDGSRTHFFGKCGELPSVAELLETVGKILRNEPLARSGWEREAW, encoded by the coding sequence ATGAAACGAACCTTCGACACCGGCAACGCGGCCATAACCGAGGCCGCCATCTGGGCCGGGTGCCGGCTCTTCGCCGGGTACCCCATAACCCCCGCGACGGAGATCGCCGAGAACATGTCGCGGCTGCTGCCGCAGGTGGGGGGCTACTACCTCCAGGCCGAGGACGAGACCGCTTCCTTCCACATCTGCAACGGCGCCGCCATGGGGGGGATGAAGGCGATGACCGCCACCTCCGGGCCCGGCTTCATCCTCTATGCGGATCCCTTCGGCTGGGCCGTCAGCAGTGAGATTCCGGTGGTTGTCGTCAACTCGCAGCGGGTCGGCCCGGTGAGCGGCATCACCGGCGCTCCGGGGCAGGGGGAGTTTTACCTGAGCCGCTACCTCACCCATGGCGGCAACTATGAAACCATCGTCTTGGCGCCGGCGTCGGTGCAGGAGGCCTATCGCCTCACGGTGCGCGCCTTTTACCTGGCCGAGCGGTTCCGCACGCCGGTCACCGTCCTGGCGGACCAGATGGTGACCGACGGGTGGGAGACGCTCCTGCTCCCCGAGACGGCGGAAGATGAGCGGGAGCTGGGACTGGAGCGGGTGGAGCGGGCCGTGCATCCCGGCCCCGATTTTTACCCCTCCACCGACGCCATCGACATCCCTCCCGTGGTTCTGGGCCACAACACCGGCGGCGCCTGCTCCGACTGGACCCCGACGGAACGGGGCCACGACACCGAAGAGGTGGAGTGGCAGCACCGCCACGCCTGGCGGCTCATTCACAAAATCCGCTCCAACCGGGCGCTCATCGACGAAGCGGAGGAGTGGTTCGTGGACGATGCGGAGATGATCCTCGTCTCCTACGGCACGCCGTCGCGGGTCGTGAAGAGCGCGGTGCTCGCGGCGCGAGAACGGGGGTTGAAGGTGGGCGGCATCCGGCTCGTGTCGCTCTGGCCGTTTCAGGATCATCTCTTTACCCGCACGGCGGCGTACCTGACGGTGGAGCTCAACTGGGACGGACAGCTCGTGCGGGAGGTGCAGCGGGCAGCGCCGGACGGAAGCCGCACCCACTTCTTCGGCAAGTGCGGTGAGTTGCCGAGTGTGGCTGAACTGCTGGAGACGGTGGGGAAGATTCTGCGGAACGAGCCGCTCGCGCGCAGCGGCTGGGAACGGGAGGCATGGTGA
- a CDS encoding thiamine pyrophosphate-dependent enzyme — protein MDRLAEKYFRPEKYPGTACRGCGLRLAHRKVLEAADELGLETEDVVWGTGIGCSGRQTFATWKGDTFAGTHGQVYCLATGLRLALPPEKRIIITAGDGDAFTIGFNHLLNAARRNVDMTVIICDNLGYQSTGGQYGLTTPGGARTDSSPYGMWEPNWTEDGFDVLRILKEAGATFLARHTVLDGQAPVESIQKALLNRGFSLVQLVYPCVTHFGVHSLGTRNLAEVYDWFRKRYGAGADGLATGIIHDASGSRPEFGARLRSYTERAGKGDAA, from the coding sequence ATGGACCGGCTGGCTGAAAAGTATTTCCGTCCGGAGAAATATCCCGGAACCGCCTGCCGGGGGTGCGGGCTGCGACTGGCGCACCGCAAGGTCCTTGAAGCAGCCGACGAGCTCGGGCTCGAAACGGAAGACGTGGTCTGGGGGACCGGCATCGGCTGCTCCGGCCGCCAGACCTTCGCCACCTGGAAGGGGGACACCTTTGCCGGAACCCACGGCCAGGTCTACTGCCTCGCCACGGGACTGCGGCTCGCGCTCCCGCCGGAGAAGCGGATCATCATCACCGCCGGCGACGGCGACGCCTTCACCATCGGCTTCAATCACCTGCTGAACGCGGCGCGCCGTAACGTCGACATGACGGTGATCATCTGCGACAACCTCGGTTACCAGTCCACCGGCGGCCAGTATGGCCTCACCACCCCCGGCGGCGCCCGCACCGACAGCAGCCCCTACGGCATGTGGGAGCCCAACTGGACCGAAGACGGTTTCGACGTCCTGCGCATCCTCAAAGAGGCGGGAGCCACCTTCCTCGCCCGGCATACGGTGCTCGACGGCCAGGCGCCGGTGGAGAGCATCCAGAAGGCGCTCCTCAACCGCGGCTTCTCGCTCGTGCAGCTCGTCTACCCCTGTGTGACCCACTTCGGGGTCCACTCGCTCGGCACGCGTAACCTTGCCGAGGTCTACGACTGGTTCCGCAAGCGCTACGGTGCGGGAGCGGACGGCCTCGCCACCGGCATCATCCATGACGCGAGCGGGAGCAGGCCAGAGTTCGGCGCACGGCTGCGGAGCTACACCGAGCGGGCCGGGAAGGGGGACGCGGCATGA
- a CDS encoding 2-oxoacid:acceptor oxidoreductase family protein, whose protein sequence is MSRTEILISGYGGQGVVRLGQILGQAAVNEGLFTTMLISHGTETRGGYVRSQVVISDRFIDSPVVECPDFFCALSGVAYGRFKGLCTSESAILYDPGQVEPDDSVAARHLAVPAEAAGREQLGNELFANVIMLGALSGQLPLISTGSIVRALYERIPRFPEKNLQAFNIGWAMLADAR, encoded by the coding sequence ATGAGCAGGACCGAAATCCTCATCAGCGGATACGGCGGCCAGGGGGTAGTGCGGCTCGGCCAGATCCTCGGCCAGGCGGCGGTGAACGAAGGGCTCTTCACCACGATGCTCATCAGTCACGGAACCGAGACCCGCGGCGGCTACGTCCGCAGCCAGGTGGTGATCTCCGACCGGTTCATCGACAGCCCGGTGGTGGAGTGCCCCGATTTCTTCTGCGCCCTGTCCGGCGTCGCCTATGGCAGGTTCAAGGGCCTCTGCACATCTGAGAGTGCGATCCTGTACGATCCCGGACAGGTGGAACCGGACGATTCCGTGGCCGCACGCCACCTGGCGGTCCCGGCCGAGGCGGCCGGCCGCGAACAACTGGGAAACGAGCTGTTCGCCAACGTCATCATGCTCGGAGCCCTGAGCGGACAGCTTCCCCTCATTTCCACCGGGAGCATCGTGCGTGCGCTCTACGAGCGGATTCCGCGATTCCCCGAGAAGAACCTGCAGGCCTTCAACATCGGATGGGCAATGTTGGCTGACGCACGATAA
- a CDS encoding cysteine desulfurase family protein, giving the protein MNPIYLDYNATTPIDPLVVDEMLPYLREGFGNPSSNHPYGQKARQAVDLARARLTSLLTCDPAEIVFTGGGTEANNQALIGTALANREKGKHIISTAIEHPAVLNPLRWLEGQGFTVTLLPVDDTGFVDPEAVRRAITSDTILISVMHANNEMGTIQPLAEIGAIAREHGVLFHTDAAQSVGKVSTRVDELRVDLLTVAGHKFYAPKGIGALYVRRGVKIDPYLHGAGHEGGRRAGTENVPAIVALGKAAELAAERLAGDGERVLALRERFHARLRELVDGVVLNGHPTDRLPNTLNVSFKGVVGADLLARTPEIAASTGSACHDGSGELSGVLKAMGTSREQGFGSVRFSLGRLTTAEEIERAAEVIAVQVKELRAIRGGITHNHVETGLSALASCAG; this is encoded by the coding sequence ATGAACCCGATCTATCTTGACTACAACGCGACCACTCCCATCGACCCCTTAGTCGTGGATGAAATGCTGCCGTACCTGCGGGAAGGGTTCGGTAATCCCTCCAGTAACCACCCCTACGGCCAGAAGGCCAGGCAGGCGGTGGATCTGGCGCGGGCGCGACTGACGTCCCTGCTGACGTGTGATCCAGCGGAGATCGTCTTCACCGGCGGCGGCACCGAGGCCAACAACCAGGCGCTCATCGGCACCGCTCTCGCCAATAGGGAAAAAGGAAAGCACATCATCTCCACCGCCATCGAGCACCCGGCCGTGCTGAATCCGCTCCGGTGGCTCGAAGGACAGGGGTTCACCGTTACCCTGCTTCCTGTGGACGACACCGGCTTCGTCGACCCGGAAGCGGTGCGGCGGGCGATTACCAGCGACACCATCCTGATCAGCGTCATGCACGCCAATAATGAGATGGGAACGATCCAGCCCCTGGCGGAGATCGGCGCCATCGCCCGTGAGCACGGGGTTCTCTTCCATACCGACGCCGCCCAGTCGGTGGGGAAGGTTTCGACGCGGGTCGATGAGCTGCGGGTGGACCTTCTCACCGTGGCCGGCCACAAGTTCTACGCCCCCAAGGGGATCGGTGCCCTGTACGTCCGGCGCGGCGTGAAGATCGACCCCTACCTCCACGGGGCGGGCCATGAAGGGGGACGCCGGGCCGGGACGGAAAACGTTCCTGCCATCGTCGCGCTAGGCAAGGCGGCGGAGCTGGCTGCGGAGCGCCTGGCCGGCGACGGGGAACGGGTCCTTGCGCTGCGGGAGCGCTTCCACGCCAGGCTCCGGGAGCTGGTGGACGGCGTCGTACTGAACGGTCACCCCACGGACCGTCTTCCCAATACCCTCAACGTCAGCTTCAAAGGGGTCGTTGGTGCCGACCTCCTGGCCCGAACGCCGGAGATCGCCGCCTCCACCGGTTCGGCCTGTCATGACGGCAGCGGCGAGCTCTCCGGGGTGCTCAAGGCTATGGGCACCTCCCGGGAGCAGGGCTTCGGCTCGGTCCGCTTCAGCCTCGGCCGCCTTACCACTGCCGAGGAGATAGAGCGTGCGGCGGAGGTGATCGCCGTGCAGGTGAAGGAGCTTCGCGCCATCCGGGGCGGGATTACCCACAATCACGTCGAGACAGGCCTGTCTGCCCTGGCATCCTGCGCCGGCTGA
- the selD gene encoding selenide, water dikinase SelD, with translation MASCAGUAAKLSPQDLAQVLSQLPSITDPNVIIGTRTADDAAVYRVSDTLAIVQTVDYFTPVVDDPYTFGQITAANSLSDIYAMGASPLFALNIAGFPADTLSLDILARILQGGADKAAEAGISIIGGHTIKDAEPKYGMAVTAVIHPDKVISNAGARPGDRLILTKPLGLGIITTAMKKGTVSAETIAAATEVMTALNKGAAEAMASVGAHACTDVTGFGLLGHLSEMVRGSGVGAVINLSSVPVLEEAWGLVREGVVPSGSRRNLEYLRDRLAPAPAVSEDELLVLADAQTSGGLLVALPAGDVEQLMKELARRNVPVVAEVGEIVTDPGSIIRIEP, from the coding sequence CTGGCATCCTGCGCCGGCTGAGCGGCCAAGCTCAGTCCCCAGGACCTGGCTCAAGTCTTGAGCCAGCTACCCAGCATCACCGATCCCAACGTCATCATCGGCACCAGGACCGCCGACGACGCGGCAGTTTACCGGGTGAGCGACACCCTCGCCATCGTCCAGACGGTGGACTATTTCACCCCGGTGGTGGACGACCCGTACACCTTCGGCCAGATCACCGCCGCCAACTCTCTCTCCGATATCTACGCCATGGGGGCTTCCCCCCTCTTCGCCCTTAACATCGCCGGTTTTCCCGCCGACACCCTGTCGCTGGATATCCTGGCGAGGATTCTCCAGGGAGGGGCCGACAAGGCGGCGGAAGCGGGGATCAGCATCATCGGCGGCCACACCATCAAGGACGCGGAGCCGAAATACGGCATGGCGGTCACCGCCGTCATCCATCCGGACAAAGTCATAAGCAATGCCGGAGCCCGGCCGGGCGACCGGCTGATCCTCACCAAGCCCCTGGGTTTGGGGATTATCACCACCGCCATGAAGAAGGGGACGGTTTCCGCCGAAACCATTGCCGCGGCCACCGAGGTCATGACGGCTCTCAACAAGGGGGCCGCCGAGGCGATGGCAAGCGTTGGCGCCCACGCCTGCACCGATGTGACCGGCTTCGGCCTCCTGGGGCATCTTTCCGAAATGGTTCGCGGCAGCGGTGTCGGAGCCGTCATCAACCTCTCGTCTGTGCCGGTCCTTGAAGAAGCATGGGGCTTGGTGCGGGAAGGGGTTGTCCCTAGCGGAAGCCGTCGTAACCTTGAATATTTAAGGGATCGCCTTGCGCCTGCACCGGCCGTGAGTGAGGATGAACTTCTGGTCCTGGCAGATGCCCAAACCTCGGGAGGATTGCTTGTTGCGCTTCCTGCTGGAGATGTCGAACAACTGATGAAGGAGCTTGCTAGACGGAATGTTCCGGTTGTCGCAGAGGTGGGAGAGATCGTCACCGATCCTGGCAGCATTATCAGGATTGAGCCGTAA
- a CDS encoding sulfite exporter TauE/SafE family protein gives MATSLLFINLFMLGVVGGCLSGLLGIGGGIIMLPLLTTVPLLAGVPIPLRPAVGITMLQSLTGSISGILIHRKYRALDLPLAVSIGGSGAIGSLGGAVFSQALSERLIAILFTMMALTSLLLLLIPEPTCPGTDESLSPRRYPASLLLGGGVGFLAGIIGQGGAFIILPLMIHVFKVPVRTAIGTTTGVAFFSAFGGFLGKWGTSQVPFLWGIAVSIGALLGGQVGAILSHRLPTATLRRILFVLVAFSAVRIFVQVLP, from the coding sequence ATGGCAACTTCGTTGCTGTTCATAAACCTGTTTATGCTCGGTGTGGTCGGCGGATGCCTCTCCGGCCTTCTGGGGATCGGCGGTGGCATCATCATGCTGCCGCTGCTGACAACGGTGCCCCTGTTGGCAGGGGTTCCCATCCCCCTGCGGCCGGCGGTGGGAATTACGATGCTCCAGAGTCTGACGGGCTCCATTTCCGGTATTCTGATTCATCGGAAGTATCGTGCCTTGGATTTGCCCCTGGCTGTTTCCATCGGCGGGAGTGGTGCAATCGGGTCGCTGGGAGGGGCTGTCTTCTCCCAAGCGCTGAGTGAGCGGCTCATAGCAATCCTCTTTACCATGATGGCGCTGACGAGCTTACTCCTTCTTTTGATTCCCGAACCGACCTGCCCGGGCACAGACGAGAGCCTGAGCCCTCGACGGTATCCAGCCTCACTCCTGCTCGGCGGCGGTGTAGGCTTTCTGGCCGGTATAATCGGTCAGGGTGGCGCTTTCATCATTCTTCCGCTGATGATTCATGTCTTCAAGGTCCCTGTCCGGACGGCAATAGGTACCACCACGGGAGTTGCCTTTTTCTCGGCGTTTGGCGGCTTTCTGGGCAAGTGGGGGACCAGTCAGGTACCGTTTCTTTGGGGGATAGCCGTATCAATCGGAGCACTGCTGGGAGGCCAGGTGGGTGCAATCCTGAGCCATCGGCTCCCGACTGCCACGTTACGTCGGATCCTCTTTGTGCTTGTTGCGTTCAGCGCAGTCCGGATTTTTGTGCAGGTTTTACCATAG
- a CDS encoding DUF2325 domain-containing protein produces MNVVLIGGMDRLERHYIEEAENCGVKLKVFSKSQTGLSSKIGSAEALILFTNKVSHRIRNEALNMAKARNIPVHMCHSCGICSLRTCLLNCLSPQ; encoded by the coding sequence ATGAATGTCGTCTTGATCGGAGGAATGGACCGGCTGGAAAGACACTATATCGAGGAAGCGGAGAACTGCGGCGTGAAACTGAAGGTATTCAGCAAATCCCAGACCGGCTTATCTTCGAAGATCGGCAGCGCCGAGGCCCTGATCCTCTTCACCAACAAGGTTTCTCACCGCATCCGGAACGAGGCCCTGAACATGGCGAAGGCGCGGAACATCCCAGTCCACATGTGCCATTCGTGCGGGATTTGCTCACTGAGAACCTGCCTGCTGAACTGCCTATCGCCCCAATAA
- a CDS encoding class I SAM-dependent methyltransferase produces the protein MAAAAESVRRYSRFFHNSDVRTVLDYGAGTLRNTRFLAAQGFSVYAADIPEQIERIIRLASTMPLAGILEAGELGQASLDVDLVISTYVLNIIPEGTEKWRYLKNIELNIRPGGYLLIEVRCRRDDGSCGSTCAHHLTCPGCVKTYSHDELDRLVAAFGFRRLSHYYSKHALAVIYRKENA, from the coding sequence ATGGCAGCAGCAGCCGAAAGCGTCAGACGTTACAGCAGATTCTTTCATAATAGCGACGTCAGAACCGTCCTCGACTATGGAGCCGGCACGCTGCGAAACACACGATTCCTTGCCGCCCAGGGCTTCTCGGTCTATGCAGCCGACATCCCCGAGCAGATTGAGCGTATCATCCGGCTGGCTAGCACCATGCCACTCGCCGGAATCCTGGAGGCGGGAGAACTTGGCCAGGCCAGTCTGGATGTAGACCTTGTGATCTCCACGTACGTCCTCAACATCATTCCCGAAGGGACCGAAAAGTGGCGCTACCTGAAGAACATCGAGCTCAACATCCGCCCCGGCGGCTACCTCCTCATCGAGGTCCGTTGCCGCCGGGACGACGGGTCGTGCGGCAGCACCTGCGCCCACCACCTGACCTGCCCTGGGTGCGTAAAGACCTATTCTCACGATGAGCTCGATCGCCTGGTGGCCGCCTTCGGCTTCCGGCGCCTGAGCCATTACTATAGCAAGCACGCCCTGGCGGTGATCTACCGGAAGGAAAACGCCTGA